GTTCGGGCAGGGCGGCGAAATCATCCAGGGGGACGATGTTCGGGCCGCAACAGATCTCCACAGAGGGTGCCGAGTCCTTTGGCGGCGGCATGATGAACAGTTGCTTTATGGAAGGGACGTTGTCGGGCAAAAGAGGTTTTTCCGGCGCCGGTCCCCAGGTTGCGGGAGCGGTGATCCGACCCTGCAAGGCAGCATGGGCCGCGGTTGCCGGACCAACCAGGTAGACCTGGCCATCTTGCGTGCCGCTGCGTCCCTCGAAATTGCGGTTAAAGGTGCGCAGGCTGACGCCGCCGGAGGTGGGAGAGCCGCCCATCCCGATGCACGGTCCGCAGGAACACTCCAGGATGCGGGCGCCACTGTCCAGCAGGACCTCCAGCAACCCCTCCTGGTTCAGCAGCTTGAGAACCTGCTTGGAACCCGGAGCGATCAGCAGGTCCGTGGTGCGGGCGACAACCTTGTCCCGAAGCACCAAGGCCGCTGTTTTCAGGTCCGTGTAGGAGGAATTGGTGCAGGAACCCATGGCCACCTGGTCGACGGTCAGGCCGTCCAATTCCCGGATGGGCACGACCAGGTCGGGCATGTGCGGCCGCGCGGCCAGAGGTTCCAGGGCGTCCAGGTCGACCTCGATGATGCGGTCGTAAGTCGCGTCTGAATCCGCGGCCAGGGGGACGAAGTCCTCAGTCCGGCCCATGCGCTCCAGGAAGTCGCGGGTCTGTTCGTCGCTGGGAAAAACCGAAGAGGTGGCGCCCAGCTCCGCCCCCATGTTGGTAATGGTGGCCCGTTCGGGGACGGTCAGCCCGGCGACGCCCGGTCCGGAGTACTCCAACACCGCGCCGACCCCGCCCTTGACCGAGAGGAGGCCAAGAACATGAAGAATGATGTCCTTGGCGCTAGCCCAGTCTCGCAGCTGACCGGTCAAGTAGACCTGGAAGACTTTGGGCATGGGGATGGTGTACGGTTCACCGGCCATGGCCAGGGCTACGGATAGGCCGCCCGCGCCCATGGCCAGGGAGCCCACGCCTCCGGCCGTTGGGGTATGGCTGTCCGAGCCGATCAGGGTCTTTCCAGGTTTGGCGAAGTTTTCCAAATGCAGCTGGTGGCAGATACCGGTGCCTGGAGGAGAAAAAATGATGCCGTATCGTGCGGCCACGGTACGCAGGAACTGATGATCGTCCGGATTTTGAAACCCCATTTGCAGGGTATTGTGATCCACGTAGCTGACGGAAAGTTCGGTCTGGACCCTGTCCAGCCCCATGGCCATCCATTGCAGATAGGCCATGGTCCCCGTGGCGTCCTGGGTCAGGGTTTGGTCGATGCGCAGATCGATTTCCGTTCCTGGGGTCATCTCGCCGGAAACCAGGTGTTCGCTGATGATTTTCTGGGTCAGGTTACGTCCCATGGGAATCCTCTTGCGGGAAGGTTGTGAATCTCGGCATTACGATGCAGTGCCGCGCGGCTGGTCGGGGAGTCCGAACAGGCGGATTCGGTTGATTGCATTGCGTCGACAATCCATTTCCACCTGCAGACGCAATTTGTCCTGCTGGAGGTGGAAAATTTCCTGGGCGTGGACAATGCCCGCGGACAGATTTTCGCTGGAGCGCAGTTCCTTGATCTTGGCGGCGCAGGCAGCCTGTTGAGCCATGAAGTCCGCGAGTTCGGCCTCCAGGGTGGCGACGGCCTCAGCTTCAGATTTTGACGCGACGTCTGGTCGGGGTGGATGGTTTCGTGACATTGTCAATGGATTCTTGCGGGGAGTTGAAGCCGGTGGAAGCGGTTCGCGGCCCAGATTTGTTGGAACTCGTTGTGGAAAAGTTTTCGGGACGTTTTCTGGGCGTGGAGAGCACGTGGTTGTAGAGATGCCAAAAGCCTGGCCAATGCTTCGTCAGCTCGCCGGGGTTGAGCAGATGGGCTCCGGGGTATTTGAAAGAGAGCATGGCGAGTGAGAGGGCCCAAAGGGCATCCGGAGCTTCGAATTCCAAATGCGCGCGACCGGTATTTTGGGAATCAGGATGGAAAGTCAGGGTGTCGGCTGTTTTGCGACAGATCCGTCCAGACCATTGAGCCAGTTTGTCGACAGCATCCTGGTCGTACTCCGCGGGCACTACGCCAAGGACGCTTTGGCCGGGAGCCGTCAAGGCCAGGACCAGACCCAGAGGGAGGTTGCCGGGCTTTCCGTCCAGGTCCAAGACCGGCTTTTCCGGCCATGCACAGGGTTCGGCGTGCACTCCATCAGGCCCCGGTTTTACCCGCAGTCCGCAACAGTGCAACAGATTCAGTCGGGGATCGTCAAATTGTCCGGCACCCGGCCAATGTCCCCGAAGGTGCATGGGCCGGTCGGTTATCCGGGACCATGTCAGCAGCATGGCGCATAACGTGGGGTCCAAGGGGAGCTGGACGGCACCAGAAGTGCTTTGGGGTCGTTGAGATTGCGGGGGGGAGGGAAATCGCGGCACGGCCGAGGAAACCGTGATTGCATCCGACTGGATGCGGTGAGGGATTCCGCACAGGTCGTAAAGTCGGGCAAAGGTGCGCAATTCAGGGCCAATGGGCTCCGAGACATTGGAGTTCTCCCAGATGAGACGCAGGCCTTGAGGGTAGAACGGCGCAGCTGCCAGCAAAGCCCAGATCAGCTCCTGGGGTACGTCGGAGCCGACCACGGCCTGCTCTGGTCGGCCACTGGCCTCCAGGCGAACCGGCAGGCCGGGAGCATGGGGGTTGAGCTGATGGAGTCGGGCCCCAAGTTGGGGAAGAAACTGCTGCCACGGTTTCAGGGATAGCATGTTCAACTGTCCCGAGCCACTGAAGGTGAAAACACCCGGGTGAGCCAGGACCGAAGCGAGTAGGAGAGCCAGTGTAAACGGATCGTGCCCGACATGAACGGTTTTGCGGGTCGGCTCTGGAGGCTCAAGCGTGACAGGTGAGTGGGTCACGACGTCGTGCTCCCAATTGAGCCGGGCTCCGGACTGATTCAGGGCTTTGATCAGCTCGATGAGGCCTTCATTCAGAAGCACTGGGCGAACCTGAACCGGAGTGCCGGCCAGCGCTGCCCAGAAGATGATGGTTTTGGCGCTGAAGATATCCGTTGGGCCGGACAAGGCAACGCTTTCACGTGTCGGGACGGGGCGCAACAACCACGCCGTACCTGTTCGAGCGGCTTTCTGGGCCTGATCTTGTTCACCCAGGATATAGCCGAGATTGTTGCATTGGGAGACAAGCTGGCGCCAATACCGGAAGCGACCGGCTTCCGTGGGGGGCAAGACATCCTCCCAGGCAGACCACAAGGCCTTTTCCAAGGCTTGGTTCGGCGGTCGTCCGGAAGCTCCGCGGTTACCTTGCCTTGTTTTTCGGGCGGTAATATCGGCCAAGAGCCTGGAGCGGCGCAAAAGCAAGTCGGCAATTTTGCGCTCATCGCGCAAGAGACGCTCCTCCAGGCGAAAGAGGGGTTCACTTGGCGAATCGTCGGCTTGCGGACCTTTCGTCTCGCATATTGCCCCTATTGGCGTCTTGTTCGGAAGGGAGGACTGGTTGGTCATGACATTCCTTTTCTAAAGGGCTTTTTCCCTAATCAGATTCCTGTCCGGACACAAGCCCGGTGTTGTGTCGTGTTGAATCGCTAAAGTTTGCGCAATAAAATATTTGCAGAGGGGTTGATTAAACGATTGGCATGGGCTAGAGGGTTATGCAATTCATCAAAAACGACAACGCGTATTCATCGTTCGGGCAACGCTCCTGGCACTGATAAGAGGTTGGGAACGTTATTTTTTTGTGAGCCTTGTTTGCTGTTTGGTGAGGCGTGGATGGTTGAAGTTGCATCCAGCTGAAGATGGTATTGCCAAAAGCGTCAAGTCTGGTCGGGAGCTTCCTTCTCTGAACTCCCTTGTCCGAATTTATTTCCAGGGGGCTGTTCCGCTGATGTATTTATCTGGAATGAAAAGAAGTATGGTTCGCGCTTGTCCATTCGCCTCTTTATATCCCACTGTCGTTTTTCCAGGCTCGAGTTTTGTCCAGGCGGTTTTTTCTTGTTTCGTGTTGACAGTTTTGGAACCGCTTGTTAAATATTGCACAAGCGAATCGGCATGGAGCCGCAGCACGACCTCAGGCACTGCATGTTGGGATGCCGACGTCACGAAGTGAAGCAGCGCGTGCCGGAACGACTTGAACGGCAACGATAACCCAAACCAATGAAAAAAGGAGACAAAACGATGTCTGGATTGGTTCCGCCGCATGGAGGTAAAGGATTGACCGAGTGTCTGCTTCAGGGCGCTGAGCTGGAAGCGGAGAAGAAGAAAGCTCAGGGACTGAAGAAGATTGAACTCGCTCCCCGCGAGAAGGGCGACGTTTTGATGATGGGAATCGGTGCGTTCAGCCCGTTGACCGGGTTCATGCCCAAGGCAGATTGGAAGAGCGTTTGCGAGAAAATGATGCTGACCGACGGAACGTTCTGGCCCATCCCGGTGACCCTGTCCGTGTCCAAGGAAGATGCCGCCGGTATAAAGGTCGGTGACGAGATTGCCCTGTACGACGCCAAGTATGATGAGATTCTGGCCACCATGAAGGTTGAGGAATCCTATGAACTGAGCGACGCTGAAAAGAAATTCGAGTGTGAAAACGTCTTCATGGGCGAAGGCACCAAGACCCCTGAGGAGTTTTGGAAGGTGCATGCCGAGGATCCACATCCGGGCGTGGACATGGTCATGGGGCAGAAAGCCGTAAACTTGGCTGGTCCGATCAAGGTTCTCTCCGAAAGTCATTACCCCAAGACCTACCCCGGCGTGTACATGCGGCCCTCCGAGTCCCGGAAGGTTTTCGAAGAGCGTGGCTGGAGCACGGTAGCCGCGTTGCAGCTGCGTAATCCAATGCACCGTTCGCATGAATTCCTGGCCAAGATCGCCATTGAAGTCTGCGACGGCGTGTTCATCCACTCCTTGATCGGAAACCTGAAGCCCGGCGACATTCCGGCGGAGTGGCGGGTAAAGTGCATCGATACCTTGATCAAGGGCTACTTTGTCGAGAAGAACGTGGTGCACGGCGGCTACCCCATGGACATGCGTTATGCCGGTCCTCGTGAAGGCCTGTTGCACGCCACGTTCCGCCAGAACTTCGGGATCTCACACATGATCATCGGTCGCGACCATGCCGGTGTGGGTGACTATTACGGGATGTTTGAAGCCCAGACCATTTTTGACAAGATTCCTTATGCCAGCGAAGCCTGCCCCAACCCCGGCCAGGCCCTGCTCTGCAAGCCGTTGAAGATCGACTGGACTTTCTATTGCTACAAGTGCGACGGCATGGTGTCCCTGCGGACTTGCCCGCACACCAAGGAAGACCGGGTTATCCTCAGTGGTACCAAGCTGCGCAAGCTGCTTTCCGAGGGTGGCGAGGTTCCGGACCACTTCGGTCGTGAAGAAGTTCTTGTCATTTTACGTGAGTACTATGCCAGCCTGACGGACAAGGTTGAAATCAAGATGCACAAGGCCGCCGAGGGTTGATCCGGCGGATGATTTTGCCGTACAGCCGGAAAGCCAAGGCTTTCCGGCTGTTCATATGAGGTTTGGTTGTTTTCCAACACTACAACATTGAGGAGGACGTAATTATGCCTACTTTTGTTAATCCGGAGAAATGTGACGGTTGCAAGGGTGGTGAGAAGACAGCATGTATGTACATCTGTCCGAATGACCTGATGATCCTGGATGCTCAGGAGATGAAGGCCTTCAATCAGGAACCCGATGCATGCTGGGAATGCTATTCCTGCGTGAAGATTTGTCCTCAGGGCGCCATCGAAGCCCGACCCTATGCTGACTTCGCTCCCATGGGCGGCACCAGCATTCCGCTGCGTTCCGGTGACTCCATCATGTGGACCATCAAATTCCGCAACGGGAACATCAAGCGCTTCAAGTTCCCGATCCGGACCACTGCCGAAGGTTCCATCAAGCCTTACGATGGTAAGCCCGAGCCCGGCGACCTGGAAAACGAACTGCTGTTCACCGAGACCGAACTGAAAAAGCCCGGCGAGGCTGTGAACAAGCAATATGAGTTCCAAGATTCTGATCGGACCCAGTGCTGGTTCGAGCCCACCTGCGAGCCCGGCAATCGCTAGACCGTTTCGGACTTGGTATTCTGGTTTTCAGGAACATTCGCGTTTGAATAATTTCTAAGGAGGTTTTGAAGATGACTGTAATTCCTTCCAAAATTGCCCCTCAAGGTGTGCCCATTGCTGAGCCGGAAGTTGTCGAAATCGAGAAAGACGTCTTGATCATCGGCGGCGGTATGGCTGCTTGCGGCACTGCCGTTGAGATCAAGCCCTGGGCCGACAAGCACGGCGTCAGCTACATTATGGTCGACAAGGCCGCTCTGGAGCGTTCCGGCGCTGTTGCCCAGGGACTGTCCGCCATCAACACCTATCTTGGCGACAACTCCCCGGACGACTACGTGCGCATGGTCCGCACCGACCTGATGGGCGTTGTCCGCGAAGACCTGATCTTCGACCTGGGCCGCCACGTTGACGATTCCGTGCACCTGTTTGAAGAGTGGGGCCTGCCCTGCTGGGTCAAGGAAGGCGAGCACAACCTGGACGGCGCCCAGGCCAAGGCCAAGGGCCTGTCCCTGCGCACCGGTGCCAAGCCGGTTCGTTCCGGAAAGTGGCAGATCATGATCAACGGTGAGTCCTACAAGGTCCTTGTGGCCGAGGCCGCCAAGAACGCCATTGGACAGGACAACTACCTGGAGCGGATTTTTGTCGTGAGGCTGCTTCTGGATGCCAACACCCCGAATCGGGTTGCCGGCGCCGTGGGCTTCTCCCTGCGTGAAAACAAGGTGTACGTCTTCAAGTGCAACGCTTGCCTTGTGGCCAGCGGCGGCGCGGTGAACGTGTACCGACCCCGTTCCGTTGGTGAAGGTAAAGGCCGCGCCTGGTATCCGGTGTGGAACGCCGGTTCCGGCTACACCCTGGTCGCTCAGGCCGGTGGCGAAATGACCATGATGGAAAACCGCTTCTGTCCGGCACGCTTCAAGGACGGTTACGGCCCGGTCGGCGCGTGGTTCCTGCTGTTCAAGGCCAAGGCCGTCAACGCCCTGGGCGAAGACTACTGCGTGACCAACGACGACATGATCAAGACCTACCGGGATAAGGGCTATGCCAAGGGGCATATTATTCCGACCTGTCTGCGTAACCACATGATGCTGGAAGAAATGCAGGCCGGACGCGGTCCGATCTACATGGACACCGCCACTGCCCTGCAGACCACCTTCGCCACTTTGGACAAGAAGCAGCAGAAGCACCTTGAGTCCGAGGCCTGGGAAGACTTTTTGGACATGTGCGTCGGTCAGGCCAACCTGTGGGCCTGCATGAACATCGAGCCCGAAAAGGTCGGCTCCGAAATCATGCCCACCGAGCCCTATCTGCTTGGTTCCCACTCCGGTTGCTGCGGCATCTGGTGTTCCGGTCCGGACGAAGACTGGGTTCCGGACAGCTACAAGATCAAGGCTGACAACGGCAAGGTGTACAACCGGATGACTTCGGTCAACGGCCTGTTCATCGCTGGTGACTGCGTCGGTGCTTCCGGTCACAAGTTCTCCTCCGGCTCCCACGCCGAGGGCCGCATCGCGGGCAAGCAGCTGGTGCGCTGGGTTGTGGACCACAAGGACTACAAGCCCACCATCAAAGAGTCCCATGATGACCTGAAGAAGATGATCTACGCTCCGTACTATAACTACGAAGCCGGCAAGGCTGCTTCCACCGATCCGGTGGTCAACCCGATGTACATCACTCCGAGGAACTTCATGGATCGCCTGATGAAGGCCACGGACGAGTACGGTGCGGGAACCTCCACCTACTATCGGACCTCCGCGAAGCTGCTGGAGACCGGCATGACCCTGCTGGACATGCTGGATGAGGACTCCAAGAAGCTGGCAGCCCGCGACCTGCACGAGCTGCTGCGTTGCTGGGAACAGTACCATCGGCTGTGGACCGTCCGTCTGCACATGCAGCACATTCAGTTCCGGACGGAAACCCGCTACCCTGGTTTCTACTACCGCACCGACTTCCCCGAGTTGAACGACGAAGAGTGGAAGTGCTTCACCAACTCCAAGTACGATCCGATTGAAAAGAAGACCACCTTCTACAAGGTGCCTTTGATTCAAATCATTCCGTAAATTACGGAATCTCAGCTGCGGGCCGCAAGGCCCGCAGCTTTTTCGTTTTCCCCACTGGACAATCAGGGGCTTCCCTGGTTTAATTCTCTGTTGAAGGCGTGAATGCTGTGAATTCACGATTCCAGCCGAGGTTTAGGCCATTTCAAGACCTGGAGCCCAGTGTCAGGCAAACTGTACGGAGGAAACTATGGAACATTCAGGAATACTTGTCGTGGGAGGCGGCTTCAGCGGAATCACGGCCGCACTGGAAGCAGCCGAGGTCGGACATGAGGTGTTTATTGTCGAGAAGGGTTCATACCTGGGGGGGCGTGTCTCCCAGTTGAACCAGTACTTCCCGAAACTCTGCCCTCCCTCCTGCGGATTGGAAATCAACTTTCAGCGGATCAAGAACAATCCAAAGGTGAAGTTCTTCACCATGGCCGAGGTCGTTTCCGTGACCGGGACTCCGGGGAATTATACGGCCAAGGTCAAGCTCAGCCCGCGTTACGTGAACACCAACTGTACCGGCTGCGACAAGTGCTCCCAGGTCTGTCCGGTAGAGACGGACTCTGAATTCGAATTTGGCCTGGCCAAGCGCAAGGCCATTTATCGTCCCCATTTGGCCTCTTTCCCGTTGCGATACGTTATTGATCCTGTTGTCTGTCTCGGGAAGAGCTGTTCCAAGTGTGTCGAGGCCTGTTCCTACGATGCCGTTGATCTGGACGACAGAGAAAAGGAGATTACGCTCAATGTCGGCTCGGTGATCTGGGCAACTGGGTGGAAGCCGTACGATCCGAAAAAGCTTGAGATTCTCGGAGCCGGTACGATCAAGAACGCCATCACCAACATGCAGATGGAGCGTCTTGCCAGCCCCAGCGGTCCAACCAACGGACAAATCACGCGTCCCTCGGACGGCAAGGCACCCGATCGGATTGCCTTCGTGCAATGTGCCGGGTCCAGGGATGAGAGCCATTTGCCGTACTGCTCCTACATCTGTTGCATGGCCTCACTGAAGCAGGTCACCTACCTTCGCGCGCAATATCCGGACGCGGAGATCGTAATCTATTATATCGATATTCGCACCCCTGGTCGCTATGACAAGTTTCTGCAAAAGATCAGGGAAGATGAGAAGGTCCTGATGGTCAAGGGCAAGGTCGCTCAAGTTACTGAAGATGGCGCCACCGGTGATGTTCTGGTCATGGCTGAGGATATTATCCAGGGGCTGAAGAAAGAAGAACGGTTCAACATGGTGGTATTGGCTACGGGCATGGAGCCGAGCGTCGCCGGGACGACCCTCCCCGCCGGGATGCAGCAGGACGATGCCGGGTTCTGTATTTCGCAGGAGAACGGCGTCTTCTCCGCAGGGTGCGCCAAGATGCCCCTTGATGTCATGCGTTCTGCCCAGACCGCGACCGGTGCAGCGCTGAAAGCAATTCAAACCGTGGTAGGGAGGTAAGCAATGTCCAGCAAGATCGGTGTATATATCTGCGAAGGTTGCGACATTGGCCCTCAGCTCAACGCAGGGCAACTCGCGGAATTCGTGCAAAGTGAATACGGCGGCAGCTGTCCGGTGATCAAGACCGCGCCGGTATTGTGCAGCCAGGAAGGCAAGAGCTTGATTCAGTCTGACGTTGACGCGGAGACCGTTGACGGCGTTGCTGTCTGTGCCTGTTCACCTCGGGTGAAGTGGGATGTTTTCCAGTTTGGCGAAAAAGCCGTTGTTGAGCGGGTCAATTTGCGTGAACAGTGTGCCTGGACCTATGTTCGTCCTGAAGCTGATCAGACGGCCGAGGGTGAAGTTCCGGAGACCTTGCGGATGATGGCCCAGGACTACATCCGCATGGGCATCATCAAGTTGCAGAAACATATTGTGCCGCAGCCGGAAATACCGGAAGTAACCAAGACGATTCTCGTGGTAGGTGGCGGGAATACCGGTATGACTGCGGCCTTGGGCGGAGCCAATCTCGGATATGATGTGGTACTGGTGGAAAAGCAAGACCAGTTGGGTGGATTCGGGGCGAAAATGTACAAACAGGTTCCCTACTCCCATCCGTATACCCAGGCCATGCCTCCTGGAATTGACAAGAAGATCAACGACGTTTCCGCCAGCGACAAGATTCGGGTATTTACAGGATCGACGCTGAGCAAGCTTGAAGGTGCTCCTGGGCAGTACACCGCGGTAATCGCAACAGGAAATGGCGATGAACGGGTACCCGTCGGGTCTGTCGTTCTGGCCACGGGGTGGAAGCCTTTTGATCCCGAAGCTCGTGTAGTGGAAGCTGAGCCAACGAAAGAAGAGGCCAAAGAGGGCGAGGAAATAGCAACGATTGAGACCCCGGAAATCCAAAAGGGTGAAAATGTACTGGCGCCCCTGGGGCATGGCAAGTTCACCAACGTGATCACCAACGTGGACATGGAGTTGATGGCCAAAAAAGGGGAATTGTTGCGGCCCTCTGACGGCAGACCGGTACAGTCCGTGGCATTCATCCAGTGTGCGGGTCAGCGTTCCCGCGAGGAAGGCCACCTGGACTACTGCTCCTCGGTCTGCTGTGTTGTTTCTCTGAAACAGGCCGGCTATCTCCGCGAGAAGAACCCTGACGGAAAGGCCTTTATTTTCTATAAAGACATGATCGTTCCCGGTGTTCAAGAATTGTATTACAAGGCCGCCCAGGATGATCCAGGGATTTTTCTGACCAAAGGTGACGTGGTCGAGGTCAAGGAGGATTCTGATGGCGGGATCATCGTCCGTGCGGAAAATACCCTGCTGGGCGAACCCATGGAAGTCAAAGTGGATGTCCTGGTCCTGGCCACGGGAATGGTTCCGACAACCCTGGCAGAACCCGTCATGAATTTTGCCTATCGTCAGGGCCCGGCCTTCCCGGATCTGAGTCTGTTCAGCGGTTTTGCCGACTCCAACTACATCTGCTTTCCCTATGAAACCCGCCGGACAGGTGTCTATTCCGCCGGCTGCGTCCACCAGCCCATGCTCATGGGTGCTGCCGAAGATGATGCTGCCGGAGCCGTGCTCAAGGCAATCCAGTGTCTCGAGTCCATCAATCGGGGCATGTCGGTCCATCCTCGCTCGGGCGACGTCTCGTTTCCCAAGTTCAACATGGTCCGTTGCACGCAGTGCAAGCGCTGCACCGAGGAGTGCCCGTTCGGTGCCCTGGATGATGATGAAAAAGGAACACCTCAACCCAATCCGACGCGATGCCGTCGGTGCGGGACCTGTATGGGCGCATGTCCCGAGCGGGTGATCTCTTTCGAGGAATACAACGTGGACATGATCGCCTCGATGATCAAGGAAAACGAGGTGCCCGACGATATCGACGAGGGTGGTCCACGGGTTATTGTCTTTGTCTGTGAGAACGATGCCTATCCTGCTTTGGACATGGCCGCGTTCCAGGGCAAAAAATGGTCGCCGTATGTCCGGTTCATTTCCGTTCGCTGCCTGGGTTCCATCAACAGCATCTGGGTTGCCGACTCCATGTCCAAGGGCATTGACGGCGTCCTTCTCTTGGGCTGCAAATACGGCGATGACTATCAGTGCCACTTTGCCAAGGGCAGCGAACTCTGCAACAAACGCATGGAGAACATCGCTGAAACTCTTGGCCGTTTACAGTTGGAGCCGGAGCGGGTCCAGCAGAAGCAGGTTGCCATTGACGAGTACGACAAGATCCCGCAGATAATCGATGACTTTATGAACCACATCATCGATGATATCGGCGCCAACCCATACAAAGGCTTCTAGGAGGTGACGGAATATGGCACAAGTCAAACGCATTGAGCCCGATCTGCAGTTTATCAAAGAGATGCAGGCAGCGGGCGGCGAATCACTCAAGAAATGCTATCAATGCGCCACATGCTCCGTGGTCTGCCCCCTGTCACCAGAGGAAAATCCCTATCCGCGCAAGGAAATGATCTGGGCGCAGTGGGGATTGAAGGACAAGCTGGTCGGGGATTTGGACATGTGGCTCTGCCACAACTGCGGAACCTGTTCGGATCAGTGTCCGCGAGGCGCCAAACCAGCGGATCTGATGGCAGCCATGCGCAACATGGCCTACCAGAACGTGGCGCAACCATCGATCATGGGCAAGTTCATGAGTTCTTCCAAATACCTGCCGATTTTGGCGGGCATTCCCGCACTCATCTTCCTGATCGCCTGGTTCGTAACGTCCGGCTTTTTTGGGTTACCCTTGGACGAGAACGGACAGGTTCTGTATCGTCTGGTTTTTCCACAGACAGCCTTCATTGATCCGTTGTTCGGCTTGATCATGGTGGCGGTCATCGTGATTTTTATCCGCGGAATACTCTCGCTGATCAAGACCTTCAACGACTCGCCGCAAGCACCTATTGGCGGGGTTCCCGTGCTCACTGTGCTGAAGTCCACCTGGCAGGGGATTATTGACGAAATTCTTTCCCACACCAAATGGAAAGAATGTGGCGGAGATAACAATGATCGTTATTTCGGTCACATGGGGATTTTCTTTGGTTTCGTCGGCCTTTTCATCGTCACGGCGTACGT
This is a stretch of genomic DNA from Desulfonatronum thioautotrophicum. It encodes these proteins:
- the qmoC gene encoding quinone-interacting membrane-bound oxidoreductase complex subunit QmoC, producing the protein MAQVKRIEPDLQFIKEMQAAGGESLKKCYQCATCSVVCPLSPEENPYPRKEMIWAQWGLKDKLVGDLDMWLCHNCGTCSDQCPRGAKPADLMAAMRNMAYQNVAQPSIMGKFMSSSKYLPILAGIPALIFLIAWFVTSGFFGLPLDENGQVLYRLVFPQTAFIDPLFGLIMVAVIVIFIRGILSLIKTFNDSPQAPIGGVPVLTVLKSTWQGIIDEILSHTKWKECGGDNNDRYFGHMGIFFGFVGLFIVTAYVGVAYWLGVFTGWDLMTPMSLWNPFKILANIASIALIVGLILVTKRRLNLDDSKFKSSYYDWYLLGVIWVVTLSGMFSQLLRLANVPAVAYPMYYIHLVSIFMLFAYLPWSKLAHLVYRTVALGYARHIGRSPKPQA
- a CDS encoding hydrogenase iron-sulfur subunit is translated as MSSKIGVYICEGCDIGPQLNAGQLAEFVQSEYGGSCPVIKTAPVLCSQEGKSLIQSDVDAETVDGVAVCACSPRVKWDVFQFGEKAVVERVNLREQCAWTYVRPEADQTAEGEVPETLRMMAQDYIRMGIIKLQKHIVPQPEIPEVTKTILVVGGGNTGMTAALGGANLGYDVVLVEKQDQLGGFGAKMYKQVPYSHPYTQAMPPGIDKKINDVSASDKIRVFTGSTLSKLEGAPGQYTAVIATGNGDERVPVGSVVLATGWKPFDPEARVVEAEPTKEEAKEGEEIATIETPEIQKGENVLAPLGHGKFTNVITNVDMELMAKKGELLRPSDGRPVQSVAFIQCAGQRSREEGHLDYCSSVCCVVSLKQAGYLREKNPDGKAFIFYKDMIVPGVQELYYKAAQDDPGIFLTKGDVVEVKEDSDGGIIVRAENTLLGEPMEVKVDVLVLATGMVPTTLAEPVMNFAYRQGPAFPDLSLFSGFADSNYICFPYETRRTGVYSAGCVHQPMLMGAAEDDAAGAVLKAIQCLESINRGMSVHPRSGDVSFPKFNMVRCTQCKRCTEECPFGALDDDEKGTPQPNPTRCRRCGTCMGACPERVISFEEYNVDMIASMIKENEVPDDIDEGGPRVIVFVCENDAYPALDMAAFQGKKWSPYVRFISVRCLGSINSIWVADSMSKGIDGVLLLGCKYGDDYQCHFAKGSELCNKRMENIAETLGRLQLEPERVQQKQVAIDEYDKIPQIIDDFMNHIIDDIGANPYKGF